DNA sequence from the Gouania willdenowi chromosome 21, fGouWil2.1, whole genome shotgun sequence genome:
ctgaggaatccggccctcgaggactggagttcgacacccctgctttacagTTTGAGTGAAAAAGTAGTCGGTGGGGGTCGCGGCACGTGCTGTGGGGCAGTTGGATTCATTGGGCCCGCTGGTGTGGGCGTGCCACACGTGCCGGCTGACACGTCACACGCTGTCATTGAGATGCTTCTGTGGAAGGCGAGAGACATGCTCTCAAGAGAGAGAGACTTGCTGCTGCAAGATTTGGTCCAAATGAAGCTCTGCCTTTCTTTAACCTTGTAAATTGTTACTGAGGTTAATGAGATCCTTGGAGAGAAAGGAAATGCTATATAACAACTTTGCTCCAACTTAATCCCTCTGTCTGACCGACATAGATGATGAGAACCTGAGGTAATTTGGAGGACTGGTATGTCAGGTGTTGCACTTTAAACCTAATCATTTGTTCTTGTTACAGGTCAAGAGACAAATCTGTGATTGGTCACAATTGTGAGATGGGTGAGGAATTCAATGAGACATATATAACACTTGGGGGCTTTGAAGGCATGGAAAACTatagatatctttattttacCCTCCTGTTGACACTGTGCATTTTATCAATTTGCAGTAATGCTATTATCGTGTATATTATCTGGGAACATCAAAACCTTCATGAGCCTATGTACATTTTCATTGCAGCTTTATCAATAAACTCACTTTTAGTCAGTATAAACATTTACCCAAAACTTCTGATTGATTTTCTATCTGAGAAACAAACCGTATCCTATTCAGTCTGCCTTCTTCAGTACTTCCTATATTACTGTTTAGGTATTGTAGACTTATTACTATTGGCAGCCATGGCCTTTGACAGGTATGTGTCCATATGTAAGCCTCTGGTATATCCAAACATCATGACTAACAGGACTGTGGTTGTTGTACTAGTTTTTGCCTGGTTTATGCCTGCTTCTCAACTGTCAGTGTCCACTGTGTTGAGTGCCAAGCAGaaagtctgtcattttgttataaAAGGATTTTTCTGTACCAACTCTATCTTTAAGCTACACTGTGTGAACTCAAAAGTGATATCAGTATTTGGTTTGGTGTCTTGCATGTTTATATTGGGTATTTGccctgtgttttttgttttattcacataTGCTAGAATACTTTTCATTGTCTACAAAAGCAGTAACGATGTGAGACAAAAAGCTGCAGAGACGTGTTTACCTCATCTGctggttttattgtgttttactgCTTTAGGTACATATGATGTCGTTTTCGCTCGATTCGACGACAACTTTCCCAAAATTGTGCACTTAATCATGACTTTACAGGTTGTTTTATATAATCCTCTCTTTAATCCAATTATTTATGgtttcaaaatgaaagaaatatttAAACACCTTAAGAAGTTGTTTGGTTGTACATAACAAAGGTGAAATAGTTAAATTTCTATTGAACAAACACTCCTATCTTTTTTTGTTAGTGTtcatcaaatgtaaaaaaaaaaaaaaaatgtacaaataaatcaAGTTCACTGATAATTTACTATATACACTACGTGTCATAGTCATTACTATGTATAGGACCACaggatagacacacacacacacacacatttagctcactttcctcaaatttttcaattttgctttcatttgagacaaattcatgtaaaactgcAAGTTCTATATCattggtaaaaatgtgtaaacatgaaaaatgaatctaaatgttcaatctaaatgttcaattgcTCGTGAAGTGTGggttttagattcagatttaacattaggatttaatatttacattcagatttaatatttacatttagattagttTTCCATCGGTAcacttttttaacaatgatatagaacatgctgtttttcatgaatttctgtctcaaataaaagaaaaaaattgctaaatgtgaggaaagtcaGCTAAATGTTATTATGGCTATGAAAAAGTGATTGAGTATTCACATCCGGCACCCCATACCTAACTGAGGTGAATAGTTGGATGTGTGGGGTGCACACACTGCACATgaggcctacacacacacacacacacacagacacacacagtttatTGTAATATGAAAGATTTGTCTTTTGTCTTGAATGTTGCAAAGTAAAGTTAATTAAAATAACCTGCTGTGTCCTTAAGCTGCTGTGTGTCATTATTCCTTACTGACAatgttctttttgtttcctttggTTATATTTGCCAAAAGGTGTTtgtaatagggatgtaacgagtAATCGtcaggcagttaaaaatcgattcataggtatcatggttgatatcaattttctgaaaattgaatcgcagtacttttttttaaacagcaaagggctatatatatttatccttctcttgtccaaatgcgggcggaatctgctactacttcctttctagccgccttctactcttaaatatgttcataaatgataaCTTACCCCTTTGGCAccaaaagaaaatctgtaatattacttgaatatctgtaaaagtcacgtttttctattagctctgtctgctagctcatagcatctcttcttcactgcacagattagctgcatgccaaccgaccactgagtgaccagcgccctctgctggtccaaacaaatatctgacgtaaatacaatgcaggctggttttttttttaagtccaattgttaaggcacaaaaaacgatTTCAGTTGGCTTCTTCTTCtattgtattattcctttatttatttcattcaagatttatttttagttaaattgcattgttctgaatagtttatcaagggattcttttgacaatgaaaaataaaaggaaaatagtacagtattttctaaaggAATATATATATGGTCTTGCTAACTTAGGATCATTTTTAGGGGACATAGATTTAGTAAatgtttaaacacacacacagattcaaTAAGAGGACACTGGAAATTACGACCCTTGAATCCTGAAGACAGTTGGAAGGCTTCCCGATCAAATGGTGAAGAAGCTGTATGGTGGTACCGTTAGTTCCACAATGAAAAGCGTCTTCTGAGAGGTTGACCACAAGACCAGGTCTGGCCTGAGGTTAGTTGTAATGATCTCAGGTGGAAAGTTTACATAGTGTTCATAAGTCCAATAgcagagggggaaaaaaaattcttttgGTAGGAGGTTCTGGTCCGGATAAACTGGATAAACCGGATAAAGACTTTATGCGGCCTGCGGAATGATAAAACTGACGGGTCATCTTGTCTTCTTTCCTGAACCAACAGGACTATATACCCACAGAAGGGCCTGGAACAATTGCAATAACACAACATTCATGGATATTGGCAGTTGGGCAGGGCCCCACTAACCGCAAACGAACAAGCAAGTGCACACAAGCACATCAAACCGGGCACTGCCACCCCACAACAACTCCCCCCCACCACAGAGGCTACACCCCGACACAAGACCTTCCCTAGCTACTTAGGGCAGAGCCTCTTGGGTGACATCATCACATAGCTTACGAAGCtatgtgatgatgacatcctttgATGTTTTAGCTCCTGTTATCCACAGAAACAGTACTTTCATTCTATTCAGAACTCAGCAGAGAGAGTCAGAGACaagatacatttaaaagcatcaaGCAATCAACACCCAATGAtggaagaatttgaagatgGCGCTGCCCCCCCCTCTGTGGATCTGGTTCAATGTATCACCTGTAAAAGAACATTCCTCCCCGACATCTGGAAGAAACATACCAATTTCTGCCAAATGTCAAAGGCTAAAAAGAAATACGTTTTCGACTCCCGCAGTCAGAGAACAAGAGGAACTGAATTCTCTGTCCTGGAACCAACCCAACCAAAAGCCGAACCTCCCAAAAAGCCATCCAATTGGCTCAAGAACCACAAAGATTTAATTTCTTCAGTTCGAGCAGCAAAGATTCTCACTACAGCCATGAAGGATGGAACATCGCTGCCTCTACCCCCACCTCACCCCTATGTTGCAGACAGACACATTAAGATCTGCAACAACGGCACTGCCCCCCTCCCTTTGGATCTGGTTCAATGTAAGATTTGTTTAAGACAATTCTTCACCAAAGACCGAGAGAAGCATAGAGAAATCTGCCAAAAGTTACTGGCAAAAAGGATAAAGGTTTTAGACTCCCGCAGGCAGAGAACAGGAGGAACTGAAATCTTTTTCCTGAAAGCAACCCAACCAAAGCCGTCCATATGGCGTAAGAAATATGAAGATTTCATGGCCTCACGAGCCCACCATCAGGAGCAAGTACTTGTGTGAAACCAGGTACCTGGTGCAGTCAACcaagtttttctgcaaatatGGGATGAGGAGGATTTGCATGTGACACAACCTCAGGAGAACGACATTGACACACTCCGGTTGGGAAGAGATCCATCTTTTTTTCATGTGCAGGTGGAAACCAAGGATAAGAACAGATGTCCTAAATATGACATAAGACATCTTATGACCCCCATCCTGGATTTGCTACCAAGTCTATGAGCTGCATGCAGAGTTTTAATGAAGAAATGGGGTCAAAGTGTCAAACTTTACCTGTGgtgttttaaaatgacttgTATTCCAGATCAGTATCTGCAC
Encoded proteins:
- the LOC114455153 gene encoding olfactory receptor 11H2-like; amino-acid sequence: MGEEFNETYITLGGFEGMENYRYLYFTLLLTLCILSICSNAIIVYIIWEHQNLHEPMYIFIAALSINSLLVSINIYPKLLIDFLSEKQTVSYSVCLLQYFLYYCLGIVDLLLLAAMAFDRYVSICKPLVYPNIMTNRTVVVVLVFAWFMPASQLSVSTVLSAKQKVCHFVIKGFFCTNSIFKLHCVNSKVISVFGLVSCMFILGICPVFFVLFTYARILFIVYKSSNDVRQKAAETCLPHLLVLLCFTALGTYDVVFARFDDNFPKIVHLIMTLQVVLYNPLFNPIIYGFKMKEIFKHLKKLFGCT